cattacatgaaaatatgtattCTGATAAAATATGCAACCAAAAtggaaatgtaacatatgttaaattTGGGATTACACACTAGTGGAAACcttggtggctgagtgggttagatggctgacttgtGCGCTGGCGATTACATGCCTGACtctgtgggttcgaatcctggatgggactcaacaaaagTGATAGAATGTAGAAtgagaaagtgcaatcccaaatacatcatattttagatttgaccactttctacacGGCTCTGTTTATTCATGAAATGGAAATATGTATTCTAAAGACAAATGCAATATTCATTCAAGCACCTGGGAAGAATATCAAGGTATCTGAAGTACAGACACAGCAGATTGTTGTGTTTCTTGATTTAAATGCTTTAAAAtacttgaaaatgaaaatatatatttctatcTATTAGCATCATATTTCCTTAcagagataaacatcatgtgttggcccatttccgggtgttattgagtatttgaagcacaagAATACATTGGAACCAACATCAgctggaggtttcaaatgaaatattcccatgcTTTAAATACTCAATATTACCCATAAATTGgctaacacatgatgtttattgacactgtaaacaaaaaagtaaaccaaaggcttttactgtctgcactcatttacatcaagtacgggtacagcagtgaagtgtcatcagctggtcatttcagctggttcccatggtaccatctggagttgctcatttgtgacgtcattctaactttgcATCACAATATGATCtgaatgacatcaccactgttgatgacacaactaaacaattgtttgcaatgtttctaCATGTCAGTATGCAGCGAATAATCTTCCAGGAGTTCCAGTTTCCAGGAATCGAACACCATTTGatcaatcagattacagaacacagtgacttttggtttacaatacattttaaaaaatacctcATATTCAGAAACCAACAACAGACCATTTTATAAAATCTGATGCATTGACATTGCATACTACTGTTACAAAGGTGTATGATTGAAAGTATGGGTTAGTTTTAAGTAAATTTGGAATAAAATCCATTTCCTAAAAAATTATTCATAAAAAATAAGTTAAATTCTTTTTCAGTCTGACTCAAACAGATTACTGGTATCTTAAAAGTATAATAAATCATATTGCTTGTATTTTTGTTTAAGCTATTGtttggaaaaatatttttatgaaataaacaatgaaaccatatatTATTTAATTTGGGTAAATTCTAATAAAATACGAAAACAACTGATCaagcaagtttcaaaatgcactGATCAGTTTTCTGAACTAGTGTCTATGGAGGATGGGGAGGACGTCAACTGGAAGCCTTCTGTAGATAATCTTCATACCCACGGCAAGCATTCTGCATGGTCGTTAGAAACTGGGGCACACCAGTCTACAAATAAAGGTTGATTAACATTCAATAACATGTACATGCATTGACTTTCTGCACTTATTTAATATTCATGATTTAACGAATACAGGAATACTTTGAAAAGAATCTGTTGTCACAATatcagtatatatttttttctgaaacgaATTAAAAGTACTGTGTGCCTTTTGTCATACCCAGACAGATTGTCGACTGTATTTGAACCCTCTCTCCATCTGTGTGGATGCTTTAACAATTAGGCTACCCCTTTATGCCCACAGCAATATCTCATCGAGGGACACCtgaattgggcttcacatattgtaaccaATGTCTACTTGACATTTCTatgacttcagtcctgcccctaATGAAGCACATGACAAGCAGTGTCACCTTAGGAATGTGAGTTTGTTCATGAACTGattctgttcacccagcaatgaatgggtacctggtgggataagtcatatgactGTTAATGTCCTActgcctaacaggcagcttgggttatcaaGTGTAATAATGCTAGAActttgcacatgcacatgtgcATGGAAACTGGCGTTTtataaataaacattattagtATTTATAAggtcattatcattattatttaccTTGGCTGCCCAGTTGATGAGGAACGTTGGGATCATACCACCAGGGTTGTCATAGTAATGCATGAAGGCTGAAAGTATTTAAAGACGATGATGTACCACCATTGTATGCAACAAGCACATCTTCTTATACATCATAAACCTTTCCAGAAAAGTGGAAGGGTGGAGTCTGACGAAGCTTGAAGCAGCATTTCTGGGTGCTGTAGTGCAAAGCAGTATTAGTGCTAGAGGGATTGTCAACATCCTTAACACAGTCCAGGATTGTCATAGTTTAAGGCTGTCTTGTACAATAGCATCTAGATGTGTAACACTGAGGGGGACAAATACCTGAAGTGAGACAGGTTTTCAGAGTTTCAGACAACTAGGTTGTCTGTATCTCGTGCAAGTGTTGACCACAGAGTGGAAAGACCAGGGTAGATTTGGACTTTAGTAGGTGTGACCAAGGGTAGATGCAGTCATGGGTAGGTATGGCCAATGGTAGGGGTGGACCAGGGCAGATGTGGCGGAAGTCAGGGTGATACAGTGCAGCTCTGAGAGGGGGCTAAGGGTAGGGGTTGTTTAGGGTAGATGCAGACAAGGCTAGGTGTAGACAAGGGTCAGGTGGTAAGTGGTAGTGTGGGTGGTCAAGGGTAGGGGTGGTCAGTGGTGTGGTGGGGGTGGTCCAGGGTAAGGGTGGTGAGTGGTATGGTGGATGGTCCAGGTTTGGGGTGGTCAGTATGATGGATGGTCCAAGGCTGGGGTGGTCAGTATAGTGGATGGTCCAATGTACTGGTAGGTGTGGGTGGGTAGAGGGTGGGTAGTCCAGGGTATTGGTGGTCAGTGAAAGGATGGGTGGTGCTGGATAGGAGTGGTCAGTGGTAGGGGTGGTCAGTGGTAGGTTAGGTACGGTAAAGGTTTGGGGTGGTCAGTGGTAGGGGAGGTGGTCCAGGGTAGGTGTGGTCAGTTGTAGGGTAGGTACGGTCCAGGCTATGGGTGGTCAGTGGTAGGGGAGGTGGTCCAGGGTAGGGGTGGTCAGTGTAGGACTAGGGATGAATCCTGTTACAATGCTATCCATACTGTACAATACCAACCTTTAGTTCCAGACTGGCCATCAGTCATGAGGGCAGCACTCTGGAAGTAGTCTGTGACCCGGATGACACCAGACCTCTCAGGAAATGTTGCCGAGGTAGCACTCTTTGCCAGGACCACCCACATCTTGTTATTTTCATAGTCAATCTCACGTAGTTCTCGTGAAAACACATACTACAAGGCAGTTAAGGTGGAAATAACATTGTAAAACCTCCAATGGcacttgtttcatttaaattTTTCATATTCTAGCCCAAATCTCCTGGGTCCATAATAATCATGTTAATAGCCTCGAAACAAGTGAGTTGACCtaaaaattgttttcatgtgGTTTGTGTACATACAAGGTTCAGTGATGCAGGCCATAGAGATTTAGGGacttcgtgagtgagtgagtgagtgagtgagtgagtgagtgagtgagtgagtgagtgagtgagtgagtgagtgagtgagtgagtgagtgagtgagtgagtgagtgagtgagtgagtgagtgagtgagtgagtgagtgagttttagaatggtttagagttctgctccataaaagataaatgtgcacggatggacggacggaatgcattttaataccccctgCAAAACATGTTGCACGGGGGAACAATAAAAGGATACATCTCTGTTGGACATAAAGAATGGGTAGTTGATGTTCCAGTAGATCACTTCATGGTCCAGGGTTTTCTCTATCTGCAACTCTGTCAAATACAAAGGAGCACTGTACACTCACTCGTACATGGGTTCAGTTCAAAATTGATTTTACTGGTATATGTGTTTATGGATTCAACTTGTCTATATAACTGCTATGCATGTTCAAGGTTTACACAGAGTATTCACACATGACTTTATGCTTCTACATACAATGCAAACTTAATTCAGCGATAGATATGTTAACACTAAGAACTTCAGagacctgggttagaattggtcttcagtaacccatgcttgtcataggaggcgactaatgggatcatgtggtcagactcgccgatgtggttgacacatgtcactgtatggCAATTGCGTAgcatgatgctcatgctattggtcactgaattgtcagtTTCCATTATAAACATTATAAACACACaataaagtcatcaatatcctgaACAATGTATGCAATTGATATACGATGActtgtgaaccaagtcagcatgtctgtccacccattaccgttagtcacttcttccgacaagcatgggttgctgaagaccagccataacccaaatcttcacagATCCATACCATAGTAAAACAGTGCATGTAGGTTACAATGACAGGACCTGAACACCCAaattgtctcttacgacaatcatgaaTTGCTGAAGGTCAGTTCCAACCCACATCTTGACTGGTCTCTATTATATTATGCTGGCACAGTGTCATATCAAAAGACAAAATACCATTTACATAACTGTCCCACTTCTTCCTGTATTCTGTATCCATGTAGACTTTGGCACAGATATCAGGTTGCACATCCTTCATGTAGCCATAGATCTTGTACTCGTACAACCCTGATGTCTgtaaagaaacaaatatgattGTTTATTAGTGGTCAGAGCAGAGGTCAAAATAACACAATCTTACCCCACCATAGCACAATAAAAAATCTACTATGATTACGTTTTTGCTATGTACAACCTGCACTGGTGCATATTAACAATGGCTAGTGCAGGTATTCTTCAGTACAGGTTGCACACGTTGCAGGTACCAATACATCGTTCAACATTTAATAGCTGTCATTGTGCATTTTGTTACATTTCGTCCTGCATGACTTgtttcaagcagaaacatttgtGTACTCTTAAATCAGTTATGTAGCAGTAATCACATGACTGAGatttataggatattaaacTTGTTCCTCtatcatatcaagtttatgtcccgagtgaaataatttcGGTTTGTCATGAGCTATAGCGAGctttgatatgaaaggggaacgagttttgtatcctatttattatcCACGttctaaaaaatgaaaatatcgttaaaataaagcaatattcTGCTTTCCTATGTAGAACCATGTAACACATATTAATACATCATTTTGGTGATTGGAATGAAaaccgcttcactccaggaaaacgtacgctgTGTAGACGCAATGTATTTCCTAAACGGCAcctaatcacaagaaaataaacaaattaagacagaatcaagtcgcaatcaaaatttaattcttttctgttttgaggatatgttttcaaaagcaataatgtaattcatcaaaacacttgtgaagtgtaaatattttgaacttgactacatgacctaaatcttgcctgaacgtcTGTTAgccatcactgtcgggctagtcgttatgttgagaagtgttcacaaagaagaagattatagggagcatttaattaggagcaaactcaacagcaaagatgaatgtgaataacagggaactgtatgtctcaaatagttgagctcAGTGTTCCTCATTggaggacgagttactgtaaataattcggcgacactttgcgcaggatgccagtgacgccttctcatctcggcttggaattcccacttgtcgagatctgatgtttatgttgaagactccaccgaaaattgggtctgaaaacacagcctaaAACCTCAAACGAAGATgatttcaagcctattgtgttcagattgtgggaagtgcttttgaccTCTACATAAGAAACCATGGAAGGCATGGCAGTGACCatatgtttgtgcgggaggacgcgaatggatgAGACAGACAGTGGCtgtgatagagatacaagagcgccgctTGTCTTTTGATGTAGTGTGTTACTGTGCAgccctgacaacatacacgcagaaggtacTCAATCTCGTGATtatattcacaactcttccaaccaactgtccgtcaattttgatgaaatcaataacttttacaGGCTTTACggacgccatatttgtttacactcatgagagacCTACTAGACtaatttgtttacttatttttatagatggttttatttttgtttttattacagaaacttgagttattatagaattgaaaataatgctagtaaccacactaaatgaaataaattttatctaattccatagaagtgttttcattttacATGCTCTCGGGTGTGAAAAAACTTGATGGAATGTGTGAagaaagtagtaccagtaatgtcaaagttcatgtattagccaatcaaatcactcgaaggtgtttTGACACTTATGTCTtataacactttgttatgaaacacctttacgaagCACCACATGGGTAATAATTATAGATAACGTAATGCAAAATTGTAACAGAATTATTCATCATTTATCATTATGGGATcagttttttttaatgtatCTGATACTGAGTATCAGTACTTGTTAAGACATAGCGAAACAAGCATTTATGttatcaggcccccctaagtaattgaaggaattacagcaaatttgaaggaattgcatctcaaatgtaaacaaacgcagcccactcgcgaaacaattgcagcaatatcggtagtttagcggtaataacagaaacacatcggccctatcggaagcaatgtgggtaatactggaaacacgctcggccatcttcggagatttttcggtcgcgaacggaaactcacgcagcaaaacatggcgtcgttggaagaaacacccgtctctgtgagatttgtttttagattgtcactgcagaacagtgtcacaagtcatgcccctggagattgtttacatctgaacatcgaagtcgtgccgatgattacgaacatcatgaacgtgcgccatgaagaagtttatgagccataatttttctttctatgaagtgcaattgacaaatttaaatacattttacaaaaaaaatgatgttatatctagcgcacgttcgtaatcatcggcacgacttcgatgttcagatgtaaacaacctccaggggcatgacttgtgacactcttctagagtgactatcttttcctaaaagcataagctattgccccgacaacacctcatacctaaacgcattcaacacggctggtcaaagatggataagtatgaaaatgtaatagtaggaactaaaaacaaatctcaccaagacgggtgtttcttccaacgacgccatgttttgctgcgtgagtttccgctcgcgaccgaaaaatctccgaagatggccgagcgtgtttccagtattaccgacattgcttccgatagggccgatgtgtttctgttattaccgttaaactaccgatatcgctgcaattgtttcgcgagtgggctgcgtttgtttacatttgagatgcaattccttcaaatttgctgtaattccttcaattacttaggggggcctggttatgaacaatccagtgacattaATTTGGCACCCAACACATATTTTGAATTTGATGGTGGATCCACACCTGTACAGCACCCTGCATGAAACAGCATCAGATGTCTACCAGGAGTTGGTGTCAAATTCTTACAGTCGATTTTCCTGCCCTTGGGTTCTTAAATTATTGCAGTAGATTTTTGTCACAGACTACCAGAAAATGGTAAAAAGGAGGCCCCGAACTGAGTTTTTAGTGTTTCCATTCAGCTGTCGAACATGAGAGAGAGACTACAAACCATAACATTGGATAAGTTTGAACAGCTGTTGTCATGTTTTAAAGACACTGTGGACACATATACCAAATCATACAAATAAGGTGAAAATGTCTCACAACTACGGAAAATGTTatcgaaatattttcaaaatgttattaaaaaaCAGCATGCTATAGCATGGGTGACACTATTTCACAACATATtattattgaaatgtttttaaaacgcCCAGAAATGTTATGCAAGAACATTGTGAACGTTATCATAATGTgtcaaaaacaataacaatcaTAACTCCAAAAACAACGACTATAACTGTGCTCCAAATTTACATTATGATAATATTGTGCATTGGACACCATCAGTGTAACATTTGTGTGACATCAAACAGTTTTCTTCACAACAGTCATGCACTGCTGTAACAAACAATTTAATAAAAGCGATCCCACCTTGCCAGGTTCATATAATTCTTCTTCTTATGAaagacgacccgtgaaggtcccggggtagaataggccttcagcaacccatgcttgccataaaaggcgactcagcttgtcgtaagaggcgactaacgggatcgggtggtcaggctcgctgacttggttgacgcgtgtcatcggttcccaattgcgcagatcgatgttcatgttgttgatcactggattgtctggtccagacttgattatttacagactgccgccatatagctgtaatattgctgagtgcggcgtaaaactaaactcactcactcactcttatgaaAGACATGTCACTGAAGTGCCTTAAAATATTCCTGAATTGTTTTAGCTTAATGATTTGTTTGTAAAATGTCTGTAACACGTaatatgacacatacacattttgaaaacattttgaaaatgctttGCCACAATGccttgacacatgacatcacacTTCAGCCTAAGTAAAGTTAGTGTCAGCATTATTCATTACACCCCTCTACTGAGTCCAAGGAACCCTTGTAGGAGGTAATCAATCAGAACAAAGCTTACTAAATCAAGAAAGGGGACATTCACACATATCTCTTGAACTTCTACcttgaaaaggtttgtacccgattGATTCTGAATGCAGTTTTCAGTATGATCGCTTTGAGGGATGCACATGAAACATGCTAAAACATGTGTCAATACTCAGTAAACAGATGCAAAAAATACCATTTTTGttaatattcaaggatgtcagcttgtggaaatattgGTTAATTGTAATTATGTCTTCAGAAAGCCCTAAGTGTATACACTGCAGATCAAATATCTGtgttaattattttcattacggAAGGATCAGTGTCTGTGACTGGGGCATTTTGTACGTCCCACAAacccctaaacagtagccgttgtctaattggttaaatctgttcatttgtctcgcatttgattggacagaTATAAATCGCTCAAAAGTTATGCGACGTGACCTCCTACtaaggtttgttagactcagtgtaggagtgtaacgaataatactgagaccaAGTTTACACTTTCACATCTTATTTTGGCATCCGCCTAGGACCCTACCATCATATCATTGTGGAcacatgaaggtcctggggtggaataggccttcagcaacccatgcttgccataaaaggcgaccatgtttgtcgtaagaggcaaatgactggatcgagtggtcaggctcactgacttggttgacacgtcactggttcccaactgtgcagatcgatgctcatactgttgatcactggattgtctggtccagactcaattatttatagaccaccaccacatagctggaatattgctgagtatgacgtaaagccaaactcactcactcattcaatttATTGTGCAACAAATGGAACTGTGACAGTAAGTTAATTCTACAGTCACTATTTTTATGTCGATGTACATTTTGATATTCACTTGATTAAAATATTGTGTTACTCAAAGTATCAAGGGTTTGAGAAACACTGAGGTCAGCCTCGATCACTTAGATTCTCACTGTTATTAGGCTTCCAACAGAGATATTGTTGTGAACAATGCTTGAGAGAGTTTGCACCTGATAAATTTTATGCTGAATACAAAGGATGATTTCCGGGTTTAAGTATATTGCACTTGGGttttttgtaaatgtatgaacAACCCACAAGCAAAATACCCTTATTGTGGTTCTGAAAGATAAAATTGAACATGGCaactatttttctttttttcataaaacGCTTCAGCCGTTGGAAAAGTTTTCATCGATTTCATACTACAAACATGGGGAATCATGACTGACGCATACTTCAATTTCTTGTTAATTAACACTTACTAAAGTAAATGCTGAACGATCATCTGCAGGATtgtctgatttttgtttgtcaaCTATTACTGCATGCTACTTTCTAGTGCTATTCATGAATCAAAGTCCATATATTAAgaacaatatttaaatattactTATCACTGACCGTACATATATTATATGTTTTTACTACCATGGTCATGGAAATTAAGAGTGacacaaaaaaatgttttcggTTCTTCCTGATCTAGCAGAACAATTACATCTGAGTTATAAAGTTATTTCAGCCGTTATTCGATTAAACTCACCTTATTTATAAGTCGGTAGATTGTGACATCATTCGACTGAACGAAATATTCCCAACCATCCTTTTCGTCCACCTGCTGCGATAAAAGCTCTTTGCAAGCTTGATTATACTGTTCATCGGAGAACATTATTGAGGTATATGTTGTTTGAACTGGCCGTAAGTCAAATGTCGTGATGTTTCTAAGTGCCTGTTTCACTTCATTGATCAACACATGCTGTGACAGGCTGGTTGAAGGAGGTGTAATGAGTTGTTATCGTCACTGGTCACGCACTTGTTTACTTCCGGAAACTGGTACAGGGGAGGCTACTCTAATATTTGCCGGTACATTTGGAATGCAATGATATTCACGCGGAGTGTACCCTAACTGCCTCGTGTTCGAATCTATGTCACTAAGTTTGGATGGCACTTGCATTTTCGCCCGGCTCTCAACAAATCGGCATTTGTTGTAAATAGCAACAAAAAGCTACATGTACAGATACCGCAAAACTAGTTTGCAATTTAGGCTAAATATTGAATAGAACTTcaggaaaaaatattttttaactgttttaaatGACAGAGATTCATCATTAAATGGACTttaatgaaaattgaaaataaagtGTCCAACGCTAAAACAATTTAGATTATTTGAGGATGATTTGCTGTAAAGTTTCACGTATTATGCATGAATTTGTGAAGAGTGTAGTCTGTAAAGAGTGTAGTCTGTAAAGAGTGTAGTCTGTACAACGTTCATTATTACTTTCATTCAGCTCCCATTGAGGCAGCTCAGAGGTTAAAACGTTGGCTTGTTACACAATACACCCGGGTTCTGTTCCACTTATTGCTGTAGCGTGTAAACCCCACGTCTGGTAGCAGCCGTGATATTTCTCCAGATTGCTTAACATTGAATCCAATTGTTGCTTTTTCTCTTCTTAATCAGAGTCTGATAGCACCTGTGACAATGGCGTCGCTAATCAGTGTCATTTGTCCAACATCCATTGTGTCCTGCACTCGATATCACGCGCCATCGTTGTGGTCAGTGCATGATAGCCCAACCTATCCATATCAACAAGCTTTACACATCTCTAGCAGTTGTCATAAAATGATAACAGGTCATTACTGCAGCGGAAGATAAACCAGATATACATATAATGCGAACAAACGCCCCCAAACGTCCACTGAATATGATTCAGTAAATACAAGcaaatacaaatataaataaatattatcaagttgagtgagcgagtatgcttttacgccgctttttagaaTGGACTATTTGGGGAATtctaatattttcaatgtacccgaAATGTAAAGTACTATTCTTACGTTACATGATCGAATTTGCCAAACTGTTAGTATTGCTATTGCAAAATAACAACAGCAATTTAGTATCTCGAATGTTTTCCAAGGAAGCGGCGGTTGCTGAGtattgtgtgctggcgattatcGATGCCTGAGTCGACTGagtttgggttcgaatcccggatggcaCTCAAAACACCTTTAGAATCAAgtatgtactttactgagaaagtgtgatCCCCAATATAACAAACGCTACTTTTGATCACATTCTTAACGGTATTCATCGAATATATCACTGATGACACCATTCTCATGCCATTTACGATCTTTTCCGAATGAAGCTGAGGATATCAATTCGATCCCTGATCTCGAGACTAGTGATCAAGTCGTATTGATCCCATATGAAGTATCGAGCCCAAGTTTTTCGCGTGTGGACAAAACGCTACACGAGGATGTCACATGCCATATTACTCCGATTATATTACTTCTTTCTGCATCCTTGGCTCCTTgaccccccaacccccaccgCCCACCCAATCTCAACCCCGATTCCTAATGATTTTATTTGCGTCTATGTTATTCCCCTCTAAAACGACCCCAAGACTAAAACATCAGGTGGCCAATGCACACTTCACCTATTGTTGCCGTGACACGTGCGGAATGTAATTCGTCAGCCTGAATTATCTAATCTCATGCACCTATAGCTGCATTTGTTACAGCTATACAATGTGGATGTTATGCAAATATAGATTATTATCAAAACTGGTGGCAATGTAGACCCAAATGACGGTATAGAAGTCATTATCAGTTTGGACAGCAGTTTAACAAGAGTCAGTAAGGAGTACGATTGTGATAAAAATATTGGGCGCATTTTGATGTAGGATGCAGCATGTAGAGTCTCTTACTGACTCTGGAACTCGACTcgatattatttatttatttatttatttatttatttatttatttatttatttatttatttatttatttatttatttatttatttatttatttatttatttatttatttatttatttatttatttatttatttgtttgtctgtctgtctgtctgtttattAATTTAATACAACCCGAGTAAAAGTGGTAACGATGAACAAGCAATTGATAAATTGATCTTTGTATTTATGAAGTTTAGTCCCTGGAGTAGGACTGCACGGTATTACCGGTATACCAGTACATCGAAATTCGCTTTTCAAACGATACGTATTGCAATCATTTTTCTGAGAACTGGTATATTGGGTACAGAACATAATATGAAGTTTTCTTTATGATTTAAATTAAAATCTACACACTTTATTTTAACACAAAACAAATTCTTTTTAGTTATTCAGTTAAAAAGGGGCATACTGTAATGCGATAAactgtgtaaataataaaatccATGACTATGCAACTTAATTTTGAAATTGCTGTTATCAGAGCAATAACATGTATGTTTAGGGACTTGTAACGTAGAACATAGGATCGATATGTAAAAAGTGTCATATACTGTCAAACATATCGCAACATACGTGATACGTATCCTAATACGGGTACCTCAATCGCAGTTTGCTGCAATACACTTTATTGGGCAATACTTATTCCGATTATAAGCAAATATTAAAAATGAAGACCTAACACTCTGTCCAATAAAACCAGGGATTATCGTCTACTGTCATATGAACGTTATTAACAAACAATGACTGTTCACAAAATAAGTCTTCATTTAAAAGTGGAACTGttattaaaatcaatatttttaattgattaGTTCTGGCACACCTACACGAACAGTGTCAATGCGCACATCCCATA
This portion of the Haliotis asinina isolate JCU_RB_2024 chromosome 10, JCU_Hal_asi_v2, whole genome shotgun sequence genome encodes:
- the LOC137297972 gene encoding phosphatidylcholine transfer protein-like, yielding MFSDEQYNQACKELLSQQVDEKDGWEYFVQSNDVTIYRLINKTSGLYEYKIYGYMKDVQPDICAKVYMDTEYRKKWDSYVNELQIEKTLDHEVIYWNINYPFFMSNRDYVFSRELREIDYENNKMWVVLAKSATSATFPERSGVIRVTDYFQSAALMTDGQSGTKAFMHYYDNPGGMIPTFLINWAAKTGVPQFLTTMQNACRGYEDYLQKASS